The segment AGTGAACAAATGCTTAAAAAGAGTCTCGGGTTGATACAAATCACTGCATCACTTTTGCTCGTTTCCATTTTATCCAGCGGCTGCGCCGGGATGAACAAAAGCCTGCTCTCTTCGGATCCCGTCATCAGTGAATCCACCAGAATCCATAAGACAATTTCCGAATTACACCTGGAATTCAATGATCTGGTTGAAGGGTTCGTTCTCGCCAATGATGTAGTCTGCCTGAAGAAAATTCCCCATGTGATCTCTGAAGCAAAGCTCTATGTTGAGCGGGCACGGAAACTTCATGAGCTGCAGCGATATTACCCGGAAGGCATCTCCTATCACCGCTGGAAACACACCGGGGACAACGTGGAAATGGGGAACCGTCGACTGTTCGAGATGATGATGCAATACGCTGATGTCCAGATGACCTATTCCGACAAAACCGATGCCCTGCTCACCTACAGGGAGATCATCAGCACCTTCGGCGACAAAAAGTATGATCGGTATCAGATCCTGGCTCAGCTCCGGCTGGATGAAATTGAAAACCGTTCCCAGGCCATTCGAGCGGCCTCACTCCACCAGCCGGAAGCTGTTTTAAGACCATGAACGGGGATGCCCATGAAAAAGCAATGGTTCACTTTTCTTGGCATCTTCCTTTGCCTTTTCATCCTCTTCCAGCTCCTGTTCATATCCTCGATACGAGGGTCCGGGACATACCTGTCATTCATTCACCTGATCACCGTCAAACCTGGCGCCTTTCTGATCGGGATCCTGATCCCCGATGAAAAAATCCTCGTCAGCGGTCTGCAGATTCTGTCCAGAAATACCGGCCTTAAAATTCTGAACGGCTGTGAGGGGATCGAAGGATTTCTGCTGATTACCTGTGGCATCCTCTCTTACCAGGCTTCGTTGTGGAAGAAGCTTGTCGGGGTATCGGCAGGCCTGCTCCTCATGGAGAGCCTAAACCTCATGCGGGTTGTCTCCCTTTTTTTCACTCTCAGACAACAAAAGCCTCTCTTTTCACTATTGCACGGCTATGTCTGGCCGACCCTGATTCTTGCCATCGGCACCCTTTATTTTCTCTGGTGGTCCGATAATGTCACCCCCGTTGAGACCGATGCAGCCTGATCGCATACCGTCCCCGGCAGAGAATACCCTCACCGGAAAGGTTCTCATATTTTTCCCCCTGGCGCTCCTGGCAACTTTTGTGGCCGGGGATCTCATGGTGCAGATATTTCTCCCATTGTATAAATCGGTTCTGCCCCTGTTCACCGACCATTTCCAGGCCGTCTCTTTATATGTGCAGAACAACGGAATTGAACAAAGCATCTGCTTGAAGGCAGAGCTGATCGCTCCCTTTCCGGAACGGTCTCCACAATTTTTCCCCGGAACGGTTCTCACCGGCTCAACCCTTGCCGGCAACGCCATGCAGCACCTTGTGGTGTTTCTCACCATAGGCGCCACATCGCTCACTTCCCTGCCTGGGAAATGTCCGCTTTTTGCAGCGCTTCTCACGGGCTTTATTCTGGTCCAGTGCCTCGATATACCGCCGGTTCTGCTCGGCAGCATGGAGGAGCTTCTGCACAGCCGTATTCCGGACGGAAACGTTCAGGTTTCACCGTCGGTCCTCTGGATGCACTTCCTGAACGGGGGCGGCCGCCCGGCGCTCTCTTTCATAACCGCGATTCTGCCGGTTGTTCCGGCCATTCAAGCCGGCAGATTCAGGAACCGGTCGGGGAACTGAAACAATGCAGGCAAAAATCTTGATCTCCGTAACCTGCACGCTCTTCATCCTTCTTTCCGGCAAGGTTTACCCGGGACATGCCGCAATGAATACCTTCAAGTTTTCCGGAAAGTTTCCACCGCAGGTCATTCAGCGGATAACGGACGGAGAGATCAGGGACCTCATAGTTCTTTTTGATGATACGGGCGTAGAGAGTCCCCGTTCTCCCGCCGGGAGATCTCTTCGCAAAATGAGGCTGAAACAGGTCAAACTGAACGCGTTGCAACAGCTGCCGCCCGGCAAATTCCGGACATTGAGAGACTACTCCCAGCTGCCGCTGTCCCATCTGGAATTTGCTTCTCTTGAGGCCTTGCAGGCACTCGATACTATACCGGGCGTGCAGGCGGTCTTTGAAAACACCCCTCTTCACCTGCACCTTGCGGAAAGCATCCCCCTTCTCCGTCGACCCTCGACATTCGATTACGGTTTCACCGGTGAGAACACTTCCGTCGGGATAGTCGATACCGGGGTTGATTTCACCCGGTCCGCTTTCGGATCATGCACTGCGCCGGGAGTGCCGGCCGACTGCCGGGTGGTCGCCAATGTGGACATCGCGCCGGAAGACCATACTCCGGACGCCCATGGCCACGGTTCCAATGTGGCCGGGATCGTTGTCGGAACAGCGGATAAGACAGGGGTCATCGCGCTTGACGTTTTTGACGGTTTGTCATCATCGGACGTTTACGTCCTCGGCGCCATCAACTGGGCCATTGAAAACCAGACCACCTATCACATCGCGGCGCTCAACATCAGCCTCGGCAACGGGGTCGAATATGCCACGGCCTGTTCCAACCGCTTCACCAATCCCTATGTTTCTGCGGCCCAATCGGCGACAGCGGCGGGAATCATTCTGGTCGCCTCAGCCGGCAACGAGAATTATACCAACGGCCTGTCGCGACCGGCCTGTACCCCGGACATCGTCTCCGTCGGCGCCGTTTATGACAACAATATCGGAGGGCGACAATGGTCAGTCTGCACCGACAGCACAACACAAGCCGACCAGGTCCCATGCTTCTCGAACAGCGCTTCCTACCTCGACATCCTGGCCCCGGGAGCCTTGATCACTGCCGGAGGTTCCACTATGGGCGGGACTTCGCAGGCCGCTCCCCATGTAGCCGGTGCGCTGGCCATAGTAAAATCGGCCTTTCCCGGTTTGAGCACCTCCGATGCGGTATACCGTCTGGTCCTGACCGGGATCCCGGTGACCGATCCGAAAAGCGGCGTCACCACTCCGCGCCTGGACCTTTATGCAGCGCTTGAGCCATACACTTACGACGAGATACCAATGTTGCCCATCTGGGGAATTCTCGCCTTCGGCGGACTGATCGCAGCCTCGGCCGGAAGAACGCTACGGAAAAAAAATGTCCGGGCTTAAAACCATTTTGGTCG is part of the Pseudomonadota bacterium genome and harbors:
- a CDS encoding S8 family serine peptidase translates to MQAKILISVTCTLFILLSGKVYPGHAAMNTFKFSGKFPPQVIQRITDGEIRDLIVLFDDTGVESPRSPAGRSLRKMRLKQVKLNALQQLPPGKFRTLRDYSQLPLSHLEFASLEALQALDTIPGVQAVFENTPLHLHLAESIPLLRRPSTFDYGFTGENTSVGIVDTGVDFTRSAFGSCTAPGVPADCRVVANVDIAPEDHTPDAHGHGSNVAGIVVGTADKTGVIALDVFDGLSSSDVYVLGAINWAIENQTTYHIAALNISLGNGVEYATACSNRFTNPYVSAAQSATAAGIILVASAGNENYTNGLSRPACTPDIVSVGAVYDNNIGGRQWSVCTDSTTQADQVPCFSNSASYLDILAPGALITAGGSTMGGTSQAAPHVAGALAIVKSAFPGLSTSDAVYRLVLTGIPVTDPKSGVTTPRLDLYAALEPYTYDEIPMLPIWGILAFGGLIAASAGRTLRKKNVRA